A DNA window from Malus domestica chromosome 12, GDT2T_hap1 contains the following coding sequences:
- the LOC103430283 gene encoding xylan glycosyltransferase MUCI21 isoform X2, with protein sequence MKGDVRTHCASSTIFLYRSKEGSSFQNHVSDVVEENEEDETEELGHTKVKPYTRKWETSVMDTIDELQLVAKKDTLGMHHRCDVQHDVPAVFFSTGGYTGNVYHEFNDGIMPLFITSQRFNKKVVFVILEYHNWWVTKYGDIVSQLSDYQPIDFSGETRTHCFPEVTVGLRIHDELTVDSSLMEGNVSIVDFRNLLDRAYWPRIRSLIQDEEREAPEKHSASLASESSFEPESEVQEDQFKKPKLVIISRNGSRAITNENFLVRMAEQIGFEVNVLRPDRTTELAKIYRALNASDVMIGVHGAAMTHFMFMRPGSVFIQVVPLGTEWAAEEYYGEPARKLGLKYIGYQILTRESSLYAKYRKDDPVLRDPQSVTKMGWEYTKKIYLDGQTVRLDLRRFRKRLVRAYDYIFHSLNNRPHLPSQ encoded by the coding sequence ATGAAAGGGGATGTAAGAACACACTGTGCTTCCTCCACCATCTTTCTCTACCGATCTAAAGAAGGAAGTAGCTTCCAAAATCATGTTTCTGATGTTGTTgaggaaaatgaagaagatgaaaccgAGGAACTCGGGCACACAAAGGTCAAACCGTATACACGGAAATGGGAAACAAGTGTCATGGACACCATTGATGAATTACAGCTCGTTGCGAAGAAAGACACTCTGGGGATGCACCACCGGTGTGATGTCCAACATGATGTTCCGGCAGTGTTTTTCTCAACCGGGGGGTATACTGGTAATGTCTATCACGAATTCAATGATGGGATTATGCCGTTGTTCATTACTTCCCAGCGTTTCAACAAGAAGGTTGTGTTTGTCATTCTCGAGTACCATAATTGGTGGGTGACGAAATATGGAGACATTGTTTCTCAACTATCAGATTATCAACCCATAGATTTTAGTGGAGAAACAAGAACTCATTGCTTCCCTGAGGTCACCGTTGGTCTGAGGATTCACGACGAGCTCACTGTGGATTCCTCACTGATGGAGGGAAATGTGAGCATTGTTGACTTTCGAAATCTTCTAGACCGAGCCTACTGGCCTCGAATTAGAAGTCTAATTCAAGACGAGGAACGGGAAGCACCGGAGAAGCATTCTGCGTCTCTGGCATCTGAAAGCTCTTTCGAACCTGAGAGTGAAGTGCAAGAAGATCAATTCAAGAAGCCTAAGCTGGTCATCATATCTCGAAATGGATCAAGAGCGATAACCAATGAGAATTTCTTGGTTAGAATGGCGGAGCAAATTGGGTTTGAAGTTAATGTTTTGAGACCTGACCGCACGACAGAGTTAGCAAAGATTTATCGGGCCCTTAATGCGAGTGATGTCATGATCGGGGTTCATGGCGCTGCCATGACACATTTTATGTTCATGAGGCCTGGGTCCGTGTTCATCCAAGTTGTTCCCCTAGGAACTGAGTGGGCAGCGGAGGAATACTATGGGGAACCTGCAAGGAAGCTCGGGTTGAAATACATCGGCTACCAGATTCTTACTCGAGAGAGCTCGTTGTACGCCAAATACCGTAAGGATGATCCTGTTCTTAGGGATCCACAGAGTGTAACCAAAATGGGATGGGAGTACACAAAGAAGATCTATCTTGATGGCCAAACTGTGAGATTAGACCTCCGAAGATTTCGGAAGCGATTGGTTCGTGCTTACGATTACATCTTCCACAGCTTGAACAATCGCCCCCATCTTCCATCACAGTAA
- the LOC103430283 gene encoding xylan glycosyltransferase MUCI21 isoform X1 has product MGRYQRHHHHQWRKVDKPCAAAEEDEDSQTTTFLMEFANSGYYYKRTSPKLLYLLFISFLSCSFILAPHLFSSNTTFSLLYSTPMEDMKVNVPLCSSISNGTICCDRTSIRSDICVMKGDVRTHCASSTIFLYRSKEGSSFQNHVSDVVEENEEDETEELGHTKVKPYTRKWETSVMDTIDELQLVAKKDTLGMHHRCDVQHDVPAVFFSTGGYTGNVYHEFNDGIMPLFITSQRFNKKVVFVILEYHNWWVTKYGDIVSQLSDYQPIDFSGETRTHCFPEVTVGLRIHDELTVDSSLMEGNVSIVDFRNLLDRAYWPRIRSLIQDEEREAPEKHSASLASESSFEPESEVQEDQFKKPKLVIISRNGSRAITNENFLVRMAEQIGFEVNVLRPDRTTELAKIYRALNASDVMIGVHGAAMTHFMFMRPGSVFIQVVPLGTEWAAEEYYGEPARKLGLKYIGYQILTRESSLYAKYRKDDPVLRDPQSVTKMGWEYTKKIYLDGQTVRLDLRRFRKRLVRAYDYIFHSLNNRPHLPSQ; this is encoded by the exons ATGGGGCGGTATCAGCGGCATCACCACCACCAGTGGAGAAAAGTTGACAAGCCTTGTGCAGCTGCAGAGGAAGACGAAGACTCACAGACCACTACCTTTCTAATGGAGTTTGCAAACTCTGGTTATTATTACAAGAGAACAAGTCCCAAGCTTCTCTATCTCCTCTTCATCTCCTTCCTCTCTTGCAGCTTCATCTTAGCCCCTCATCTTTTCAGCTCCAACACCACTTTCTCTCTCCTAT ATTCAACACCAATGGAGGATATGAAAGTAAATGTTCCCTTGTGTTCTTCAATCTCTAATG GAACTATATGTTGCGATCGAACCAGTATTCGTTCAGATATTTGTGTAATGAAAGGGGATGTAAGAACACACTGTGCTTCCTCCACCATCTTTCTCTACCGATCTAAAGAAGGAAGTAGCTTCCAAAATCATGTTTCTGATGTTGTTgaggaaaatgaagaagatgaaaccgAGGAACTCGGGCACACAAAGGTCAAACCGTATACACGGAAATGGGAAACAAGTGTCATGGACACCATTGATGAATTACAGCTCGTTGCGAAGAAAGACACTCTGGGGATGCACCACCGGTGTGATGTCCAACATGATGTTCCGGCAGTGTTTTTCTCAACCGGGGGGTATACTGGTAATGTCTATCACGAATTCAATGATGGGATTATGCCGTTGTTCATTACTTCCCAGCGTTTCAACAAGAAGGTTGTGTTTGTCATTCTCGAGTACCATAATTGGTGGGTGACGAAATATGGAGACATTGTTTCTCAACTATCAGATTATCAACCCATAGATTTTAGTGGAGAAACAAGAACTCATTGCTTCCCTGAGGTCACCGTTGGTCTGAGGATTCACGACGAGCTCACTGTGGATTCCTCACTGATGGAGGGAAATGTGAGCATTGTTGACTTTCGAAATCTTCTAGACCGAGCCTACTGGCCTCGAATTAGAAGTCTAATTCAAGACGAGGAACGGGAAGCACCGGAGAAGCATTCTGCGTCTCTGGCATCTGAAAGCTCTTTCGAACCTGAGAGTGAAGTGCAAGAAGATCAATTCAAGAAGCCTAAGCTGGTCATCATATCTCGAAATGGATCAAGAGCGATAACCAATGAGAATTTCTTGGTTAGAATGGCGGAGCAAATTGGGTTTGAAGTTAATGTTTTGAGACCTGACCGCACGACAGAGTTAGCAAAGATTTATCGGGCCCTTAATGCGAGTGATGTCATGATCGGGGTTCATGGCGCTGCCATGACACATTTTATGTTCATGAGGCCTGGGTCCGTGTTCATCCAAGTTGTTCCCCTAGGAACTGAGTGGGCAGCGGAGGAATACTATGGGGAACCTGCAAGGAAGCTCGGGTTGAAATACATCGGCTACCAGATTCTTACTCGAGAGAGCTCGTTGTACGCCAAATACCGTAAGGATGATCCTGTTCTTAGGGATCCACAGAGTGTAACCAAAATGGGATGGGAGTACACAAAGAAGATCTATCTTGATGGCCAAACTGTGAGATTAGACCTCCGAAGATTTCGGAAGCGATTGGTTCGTGCTTACGATTACATCTTCCACAGCTTGAACAATCGCCCCCATCTTCCATCACAGTAA